A window of the Butyricimonas faecalis genome harbors these coding sequences:
- a CDS encoding peptidase domain-containing ABC transporter yields the protein MKSGVCIKQHDITDCGAACLSSVAAYYELQLPLARIRQITHTDRQGTNFLGMVEAAQKLGFAAKGVKAIETINNRSIGKKSSLYKIPLPAIAHIILNGKLQHFVVIYKIGRDKIWIMDPVTGEIKAELIEEFMQKWTGMLLLIVPDEDFVKRNEKVSIIYRFWFLFKPHRKVFIQALFGSLIYTVIGLISAICIQKIIDYVIPERNFNLLHLICIILIVSTLLSVFINFVRSKMMLHAGVQVNTRLILGYYRYLLKLPQSFFDSMRSGEILSRMADAARINTFINSTLLTIVINVFTVIVSFMLMFSYYWKLAAIMLCTIPIYAVMYYFYNKVNKIIKRKIMEQGADMQSQLVETINAAGTIKRFGIEDYANLKTEERFVTLTRTGWNSGMYGLNLGAASGLFSGLFSAILFWAGTSFVLDGIITPGELMSFNSLTGYFMGPVIALLNVNNVFQETKIAAERLFEIFDRQQEDDDQYKVPFLRSSCGDVIFHDITFRYGSREIIFEHFNICFPSGKVSAIVGESGSGKSTIVSLIQNLYPLLSGKITIGGIDIKHISTNDLRSAVIAVPQRIDLFNGSVADNILLDDLEPDWEHVNDLCRRLGIREFVDKLPQGLKTYIGENGMQLSGGQRQRIAIARALYRNPEILILDEATSALDSEAEQMIKNIINDLRKNNRTVILIAHRLSTIMNADKIFLLKDGKLVEQGSHEELINANGKYFKMWEIQTGNI from the coding sequence ATGAAGAGTGGTGTCTGCATAAAACAACACGATATAACCGATTGCGGAGCAGCATGTTTGTCTTCAGTTGCGGCATATTATGAATTGCAGTTACCTTTAGCTAGAATTCGTCAAATTACTCACACGGACCGTCAGGGTACTAATTTTCTTGGTATGGTTGAAGCTGCACAGAAATTAGGGTTTGCCGCAAAAGGTGTGAAAGCAATAGAAACCATTAATAATCGAAGTATTGGCAAAAAAAGTAGTTTATACAAAATACCACTTCCTGCGATTGCCCATATAATATTGAATGGAAAATTACAGCACTTCGTGGTTATTTATAAAATTGGCAGAGATAAAATATGGATTATGGATCCAGTAACCGGAGAAATAAAAGCAGAACTAATCGAAGAGTTTATGCAAAAATGGACAGGAATGTTGTTGTTGATTGTTCCTGACGAAGATTTTGTAAAACGAAACGAAAAAGTTTCTATTATTTATAGGTTTTGGTTTTTATTCAAGCCACATCGAAAAGTGTTTATACAGGCTCTATTCGGTTCGCTTATATATACTGTGATAGGTTTGATTTCTGCAATATGTATACAAAAGATAATAGATTACGTTATTCCTGAACGCAATTTTAACTTGTTGCATTTGATATGTATAATATTGATAGTGTCTACGTTGCTGTCTGTATTTATAAATTTTGTACGGTCAAAAATGATGCTGCACGCTGGGGTACAAGTAAATACAAGATTAATACTTGGATATTATCGTTATCTATTAAAGCTTCCACAATCATTTTTTGACTCTATGCGTTCCGGTGAAATTCTTTCGAGGATGGCTGATGCTGCACGCATTAATACATTTATAAACAGTACATTACTGACAATCGTGATAAACGTATTTACTGTAATAGTCTCTTTTATGTTGATGTTTTCATATTATTGGAAACTTGCAGCCATTATGTTGTGTACAATTCCGATATATGCTGTGATGTATTACTTTTACAATAAAGTAAATAAAATAATTAAACGTAAAATAATGGAACAAGGTGCTGATATGCAGTCGCAACTTGTTGAGACTATTAATGCCGCAGGTACTATCAAACGTTTTGGTATAGAAGATTATGCAAATTTAAAGACAGAGGAACGATTCGTTACATTAACTCGTACCGGTTGGAATTCTGGAATGTATGGACTGAATCTCGGTGCAGCATCGGGATTATTTTCAGGGTTATTCTCTGCAATATTATTTTGGGCTGGAACATCCTTTGTCCTTGACGGAATAATTACTCCTGGAGAACTTATGTCTTTCAATTCTTTAACAGGATATTTTATGGGACCTGTCATTGCACTATTAAACGTAAACAATGTGTTTCAGGAAACAAAAATTGCAGCAGAACGGTTATTCGAAATATTTGACAGGCAGCAAGAAGATGATGACCAATATAAAGTTCCGTTTTTGCGTAGTTCATGCGGTGATGTGATTTTTCATGACATAACGTTTAGATATGGTTCAAGAGAAATTATATTTGAACATTTTAATATATGTTTTCCATCAGGTAAAGTAAGTGCTATTGTTGGCGAAAGTGGGAGTGGGAAGAGTACAATTGTATCATTAATCCAGAATCTTTATCCTCTTCTTTCCGGCAAAATTACTATTGGTGGAATAGATATAAAACATATTAGTACAAACGATTTGCGTTCAGCTGTTATTGCTGTACCCCAGCGTATAGACCTATTTAACGGTTCTGTTGCTGATAATATTTTACTTGATGATTTGGAACCTGATTGGGAACATGTAAATGATCTATGTAGAAGATTAGGAATAAGAGAGTTTGTAGATAAATTACCACAAGGACTAAAAACATATATTGGTGAAAACGGGATGCAACTATCAGGTGGACAACGTCAAAGAATTGCCATCGCAAGAGCATTGTATCGTAATCCTGAAATATTGATTCTTGATGAAGCGACGTCTGCACTTGACTCGGAAGCAGAACAAATGATTAAGAATATAATCAATGATTTGCGCAAAAATAATAGAACAGTGATTTTGATAGCTCATCGT